Proteins encoded together in one Cervus canadensis isolate Bull #8, Minnesota chromosome 7, ASM1932006v1, whole genome shotgun sequence window:
- the GHSR gene encoding growth hormone secretagogue receptor type 1, which translates to MWNATRSEEPGPNLTLPDLGWDGPPENDSLTDELPPLFPAPLLAGVTATCVALFVVGIAGNLLTMLVVSRFRELRTTTNLYLSSMAFSDLLIFLCMPLDLVRLWHYRPWNLGDLLCKLFQFVSESCTYATVLTITALSVERYFAICFPLRAKVVITKGRVKLVILVIWAVAFCSAGPIFVLVGVEHENGTDPLDTNECRATEFAVRSGLLTVMVWVSSVFFFLPVFCLTVLYSLIGRKLWKRRRSEAAVGASLRDQNHKQTVKMLAVVVFAFILCWLPFHVGRYLFSKSFEPGSVEIAQISQYCNLVSFVLFYLSAAINPILYNIMSKKYRVAVFKLLGFEPFSQRKLSTLKDESSRAWTESSINT; encoded by the exons ATGTGGAATGCGACGCGGAGCGAGGAGCCGGGGCCCAACCTCACGCTGCCTGACCTGGGCTGGGACGGTCCCCCCGAGAACGACTCACTGACGGACGAGCTGCCACCCCTCTTCCCCGCGCCACTGCTGGCGGGCGTCACAGCCACCTGCGTGGCGCTCTTCGTGGTAGGCATCGCGGGCAACCTGCTCACCATGCTGGTGGTGTCGCGATTCCGCGAGCTGCGTACCACCACCAACCTCTACCTGTCCAGCATGGCCTTCTCCGACCTACTCATCTTCCTCTGCATGCCCCTCGACCTCGTGCGCCTCTGGCATTACCGGCCCTGGAACTTGGGTGACCTGCTTTGCAAACTCTTCCAGTTTGTTAGCGAGAGCTGCACCTACGCCACGGTGCTCACCATCACCGCGCTGAGCGTCGAGCGCTACTTCGCCATCTGCTTCCCGCTGCGGGCCAAGGTGGTGATCACCAAGGGCCGGGTGAAGCTCGTCATCCTGGTCATCTGGGCCGTGGCTTTCTGCAGCGCCGGGCCCATCTTCGTGCTGGTCGGAGTGGAGCATGAGAACGGCACCGACCCTCTGGACACCAACGAGTGCCGCGCCACCGAGTTCGCGGTGCGCTCCGGACTCCTCACCGTCATGGTGTGGGTGTCCAGCGTCTTCTTCTTCCTGCCTGTCTTCTGCCTCACTGTCCTCTACAGCCTCATCGGCAGGAAGCTGTGGAAGAGGAGACGCAGCGAGGCGGCGGTGGGCGCCTCGCTCAGAGACCAGAACCACAAACAAACCGTGAAGATGCTGG ctgtggtggtttttgctttCATCCTCTGCTGGCTGCCCTTCCATGTAGGACGATACTTATTTTCCAAATCCTTCGAGCCTGGCTCTGTGGAGATCGCTCAGATCAGCCAATACTGCAACCTTGTCTCCTTCGTCCTCTTCTACCTCAGTGCCGCCATCAACCCTATTCTGTACAACATCATGTCCAAGAAGTACCGGGTGGCAGTGTTCAAACTTCTGGGATTTGAACCCTTCTCCCAGAGGAAGCTCTCCACCCTAAAGGATGAAAGTTCTCGGGCCTGGACAGAATCTAGTATTAATACATGA